Genomic segment of Arachis hypogaea cultivar Tifrunner chromosome 16, arahy.Tifrunner.gnm2.J5K5, whole genome shotgun sequence:
ATGCACGTTCTCTGCTTGAGCAAATAGAGAAGTAACAACACAAGAGGCTGAAGTTGCAAGATTGAAAATGAGGATTTGGACTTTGAAGGCTAAATTAATTTATGCTAAATGGAAACCATTGGTGGCTACCATCTTTGGTGTTTTGGGTTATTTTATGGtgacttttatgttttatttgtgGGTGAAGGTTCGAACTCATTTGGGGTTGGGGTATTGACATAGCGAGGTTGTTAGATGAATTATCTGATGCGTTTGGAACTGCTGTAATTAGCAGTAGTAATAGTAAGACAGAAGTAGTAGAAGTACGGCATGTGTAGCTAGTTTTAAAAGTGTACTCAACGCAAAAACTTTTTAAGTTGTGCCTGAAGTTTACTTTATGTTTCAAAAATACCTCTGAAAGAATTGAAATAGTTTGGGTTTAAAATTGGCATTAACACTCTGTTGTCACCAGTCATCTTAGATAATACAAACAAACTCAAATAATATGAGACAATCTCAACAGtacaccaataataaatacataaaataatcaattacaTAACCGTAATTGAAACCATCAAACCAAATATATGTGTTTGCCATCCATTTGCAAAGGAAGAGTTTCTAGTGCTAATAACAGAGATCAGTATGGAACAAAAATTAATTGTGGTGTTAAGAACTACGTGTTCACCAATTCACGGTTACAAAAAAATGTGTTCCGAGTACCAACAAATCCAAAGTTATGCTAGAAATTACATGCAAAAAGATTGAAGCATATATTTTCATGCTATTTATTTTGAAGATCTTCAATCACCGATGGTAATCCTTCCGGACAAAAGAGAAAGATCAAGATGACACTTCAAAGTTAATTTCAACACCTTTCCCACCAATTTCGGCAGTGAAACACTGGAACCCGCATGACTCCAATTCAGCAATTACTTTTTCAACAACGAAACCTGATAACACTGATTAAAAGCATGTCAAGGAAAAGATACATAACATAAACTTCAAGATACATTTCATAATTAGAAAGCTATGTAATATCATGTTGGATTCACAAAACATGGTTTGTGCAAGTAACAATTGTATAAAAGACAAGAAACCATCCATCCCTCCCACCCCAAAACTAAGGTAAGGTGAATAAAATGAATGATAGTGCAGAGAATCTTTATGCAAATAAGCCTAAAATGTGGGTGGCAAGTGTTCTTATCATGTTTGTGTGCTGGACATCTAACTTGGTGTAGAAGTCTAAAAAGTGGTTATCAAGATGAATCTCTTTATATAATAGAATCATAGTATATATATAACAGATAATGGAAAACCTTAAGCGAACAATTGAATCAGAATCAAGATGAGGAGTAAAGAGGATACATGTTGGAAGCAGTGTGAGAACACAGCCACCACCACCAGCTCCGGTCAATTTAGAAGCCAACTTGTACTTCAATGTCGTTCTAAGAACAGTTTCTATTGTGACATGACTAACCCCCATAGATTGGAGCAAACCTTGATTCATTTCCATCAGTTCCGCTATCTTCTCTTCTTTCTGCGTTACAGAGAGAACATCATCTGATGCTGGTGACTGCAAAATCAAGGTTAATTCCTGGCTAATAGAATCAACAGCACTGAACACAAAAGCCATTGCGTCCGGGTGCCTTAGCATCCTCTCTGAAACACCAGCCACCAATGCTTTCGTGTTTCTCCCTACTTTGGTGttagttatgagcattttcaGTAACGTATTTGCCTTCATGTGTGTCATGCTACCAGACTTGAAACTTATGATGTTACCTGATAATAACAACAAAAGTCAAGTAACTTCAGCATTCAGAGGCAACAACTTAACACTCTAACTATGAACAACCTACAAagtaattgaaaatttcaaacgAATCACAATCTGTATAGTATATAGATCTCCCAATCACATACTAATATGTTATAATGGATCATGCCTGGACTCATCCATTTATTTAAATACAGCAATTTTATGAAATGAACGGAAGTATTTGTATCATAGCTGATATGTTGTTTCTCAATTCAGTTGCACCATTTCAGACTATATAAACCTTCAAAATGCAGAAACACACGTTGAAATTATGTGTTAAAGTCTGACAAAGTCAGGGCTCACCATATGCGCTAACAGAGTTGTCAATTCCAGAGGGCTTTCCGTGGATGATCTTCTCGCCTTCAAAAGCCCATTTATTTACCAAATCAAGTTGCTTCTCCTGAAAAGACTGCCATCCTTGTTGTTTCAAATCCAGAGAAACAAAATCAGTGCAGGCGAGCAAGGCAGCCGCCAGCGCCACGCAAAACGAGGCTGATGATCCAAGGCCGGAACCCATGGGAAGTTCAGAAGTGAAAGACACAGTAGCAGGCTTAAATCTGCATAAGCAGAgagaaattaagaaaaacaacTCACACGACTACGTTTGGTATGTGTTCAAACTTCAAAATAAAACTATATCACTGTCCTTGCCATGTTTAGAAATTGGAACGGTAATAGTAGGGAGAAAATAACCCAAAATTACCTATTTAACTTAGTATCTACAGTTTCATGCATGTAACATCCATGATTAATTATACACTTATTAGATAATATTACCCAATTATTACAGCAATAATCAAGGAACGCAAAGTAACTCTTGGCTGTTTAAACATTTCTggaattggaaaaagaaaacaaatgcaTACTCTTTGAACACATTTACTGCATACTTCAAAAACATTCCCCACCGCTAATTTCAAATTTGTAAGAATAATACCCATGAATGGAAGTGTATAACCAAAGGAAAGCAGAAACACCAGAAGCAATAGCGATCTTGGCCTCAGGAATGTTGAGTCCTTCAACGAGAGATGCAATAGACTTGGCAGACTCGACGGAGCACGAGGGTGGCGCCGGAGATTGCGGCTCAGCTGATGATTCCGGAAATTCTTGTTTGATTCTGTTAGTCGGCCACGAGAACTCTAAACCCTCATCCTTCAACACAAGTTTCAACGAATCCTGATCGTctgtatataaataaatacatacaaaATTGAAAACAACCAGAAACGAAAAATGAAATCAAGAATGGATCTagagagagagaatgaaagaGCGTACCGGAAGGGGTGGAGAAGCGGAGAGTAACGTAGGTGTATAAGTTGATAGAGGCGGCAACAGCAGTGGATCCATGAACAACAGCATGTTCCCCTGAGAGTATTATCTTGCCTGGAGCTCTGGCTTTAACCTCCATGAATGACCTCTTCGTTTCCCTTTTCTGTGTTGTTTGGTTGTGATGTGAGTCAGTGAAAGGCCATTGGTTCCTATCTTAAAGGTAGTTATTGCTGTCGTTGTCGTGGTTGTTGAGCGGAGAGTGATGGAATCATGGAGTATTCCCGTACTGCTGTGGCTCTCACTGTTCCCAAACTCGATGGAGGCCCCAAATCCATGCGGAATGCATGCtccctttttaattattttttttaaatatataaaaaaattcaatatatgtCCATGTATAGACGGACGGTGAAGAGTAATGTACATTTGTGtttatgtaaagttgataattaaaaattgttagacaataatttaattaagtttataaaattatctaataatttataaatattaacttTACATAAACACAATTTGGGATGAATTTCTATCATAAATGGACTCATCTTGTTATAGatgtaatattatttaattcTTTTATACAATACCACATGGCAAATAGTCAATTTCGTCGCTTaacacttattttttaaaatgattttttaaatattttttaattaaattcatctttttgaaaattttaaattagttacaTTAAtagttttttgtaattttttgttgaCAACATCACAATTTACTAATATGACATATTAAATGATACTATAATATACATTTAAacatcttaattaattattaatataataaatttataaaattaaatcaaatcgaAGTCTAATTAAAAGAAACTTTGAGGTATTATTAGAATCTCTCAATTTAaagttgatttaatttaatttcataaatttattatgttaattgTCAATTAAAACCGTCAAGTATATACTGTAATATCACTTAATATATTACATTAATAAATTATGacactataaataataaaaattataaaaagactaCTATAACTAATTttaggggtgtccatggatcggatcgtatccgcagatccgcggtaaatatccgcatccgatccaaaaattgcggatacgatccgatccgcaaattgatcggatcggatcgcggatatctgctctacatccgcgtatccgatccgcggatccgcagatctgcacaataaaaataaataaatatatatgtttggtattatatttacttgtttgtatgttttagttagtaattattattcatatattatattattttatttttgttattcagaaagagtttgattaaaaatattttaagaataaataagttgaaaagtatgaaagaaatatttttattgaatttttttacattgaaatatgattaaaaagagaaggtttaattatgtggatatatccgatccgatccgtacatttgcggatcggatcggatccggcactaaaaagtgcggatatcatatccgatggtgtgcggatcggatcgaattttcggccatatctGATCTGATCCGCGGACACCTCTGACTAACTTAAATTTTTAAACACAAAGTTTAGTTTAAAAACTCTTTCGATAATCTATTTAAAAAATCAGTAATTTTGTATGAACCAATTTggttatttacttaaaaaaatattagttaacaAACTAACAAaactttatattattaaaataagttgTTCTGCTAGTATGAATAGAGTACTACTATAAAAGCAACTGTATGGATCATAAATTTATGCAGCATATGAGTTTATATTATTATGGACTAAGAGTGTAGCCATGTAATTAAAGCATCCTATGTGACATTAAAATGGGGTGTTTTGAAAAACATGTTTAAATGCTAGTAATTTGTGTTCTAAAGAAATTTCAGGAATAAGTGGTTATGTAGTACatctattatatctattatatctattatatatctctaattttaaggctaaaatgtgccacatgtcattctctcattacaattgaaatcaaatctttccctccaaaattaaagaactctcctctcttctctcttcctttctctatctctttcATTTTTTCATTTACTCTATCtttcttatatatcattatcaatgactaattacgaatttgacaatcaaaatatacaacataacattctctaattgtatttaaattaaattaaaattaaaattaaaatataactatattatatattaaatttatatattactaactaatttaataactaaaatgtgtcacatgacactcttttattaaaatttagataaaatattttcCTCTTAAATTAGTGAACattcttcttatattttcttatctacctctctctttttttctatttctctttatccttcccactctatatataatttataattcatattttatattagtaatttgacaaatcaaaatgtatcaccagatatttttattataattaaaataaaaaattttcttagcttccaaaattaacaaactccctctctcattcttcttctttatctttctctctcctttctctcattctttatttttctctacctTTAAGTTCTACGAAAAATAGaattaacaacataatataatttaaattaaaaatattattatatacatattttttatttaattttaaatttttactgcttatctttttaatatatattttcacttttttttaatatttattacatataattttaaaaaaatactaatgttgtgattaaaagttaaaattaagattcaattatttttaaaaaaaataagttaattttataactatcaatataaattttttttatgttaatatctaattatatttttatatatatagaaaaaatattatttttaaatagcaaatataaaaattaattatttctatttgtacaACAAACTTAAtatctaatcaaatataaaaatatacacgttaaattctttcaaattttagataacgaatgttaaaattaagtaaaaaattaaattctttcatttgaaaataataactaaaaaatttattatttaattttgtttaagacTCTGGTCTTCTTAGTCGACGGAGACTTTTGTCCCTTACGACCATTTTATAATAGTAGTTTaatgttataaattttttgtgtcatAATCTATAATACCAGGATCGacgtaatttaaaaaaatttatattcccgtaatagtattacgggtaaaaatactagtaaaagattaaaaatagaaTAGGACCTTGTTGAATATATAAAAGGGATCATTTCTAAGTCTTTTGCTTTCTATTATGGGCAAAAATTTTGTGTATAATGTGAAAGGTACCTGTTACATAACAATCAAACTAAAAGGGATCATGTTAATTTGCCTGGTATGatactactgttttttatttattttgtcctgcttcttttatattatatgttGCTATTCTATCTCTACCTTTTAGGTTTGCAATCTTTACAAGTAATTCGAgtgtatttttatgaaattaaattaagtaaaaaaaaatttaaaaagaagattAAGGGTATataaatttgtgaagaaaaagattttattagTGACATAGACCATACAAGAATAAAAAATGagaaatagtaataaaaaataagtgTTGAAACTTTTACTAATATCGTAAGAGAATAAATGAACTTTTTTAAAGTGGACAATAGTTAAATAGAACTTGTTCCTGAatgctaattttattttttattatctttttatttgaaattgatGAACGAAATAAAGAATAATGAGAAAGattagaaaagagaaaagaaaagagatgatctcctaattgttgaaattttttttagaaaatgaattcaaatctttttttataatCTCAAGTTATTTTAAAGGAAAATACATTGTCCAATAGTTACAATGTCATATCCAGTATATTCTTCTTGTTTAAAGGCTagttactaaataaaataattgtgAAAATGTATTTtccttatatttttattattttaagtttatttaactaaaaataaatataaaaaagttaaTCTTCACAAATTAAGTTAACAGTTCTGATACCACTTTCGGTATGCGTAACAAAAAGGTGTtgggataaaaaaaatttatgacatGTAGCATTATTAGAGGAACATTTAATTTAGTTCCTTTTTAATtagatgatattttttatattttaaatccaACAAATTCatttctacaaaaaaaaattaactccttagagtattttttagttttcattcttttGGTCTAACACTCCCAGGaagaactttatttttttttatcatgttttataccatgttaaaattaatcatataaaaaaaatcatactttTAGCATCAATCAACAAATTACATTACAATATACATAAATTCAAGGATTGAATTATGATTTACTGATTTTTAATGGTTAAAAGGAAAATACAAAGCTGAATTTATGATTATTTATCTGATGTATGTGCTTCTCTACATTTggagtttaaggttaaactataTAAATTTTGAGTTGCTGTAAACCtctggaatttttatttttagctgCTGTAACTTTGCAAGATGATAATcatgaaaataattgaattattcaacgaaattttttaagaataacattttttatttaaaatatttttcttttgttaatggttATCGAGCTATAATATATGAAATGTGGatttttaaattgtgaatttgtgaaCTTTTAtcaagtattttttataattatattttttaaaaacataattaatctgataataaattaacaatattcttgtattcaaatattttcaaaattaaagaattgaaagaaatttatatacaaaaaatCTTCGTATGAAATTATTTGCTAAAAGCTGacaataatttaatattagtGTAAATAACAAACAAGTCTCTAacttttatttcgaaaataaataaattattaactaattaaaaatataaaaatattttttattttttaaaatgtgagACGTCTAAGAATTTGTTTGTGTagacttttgaaaaaaaatatttttttgagttatcttttttttgaaaaatcttatagggaagtaaaagtaattttatgtttggactttttatttatcaattatgtttggatataacaatataaaaatacatttttgtttatttattatgtaaattttttttaaaaaatatcttttaaaaaaagatgtaaacggtagcttctcaaaaaatatattttttttcaagtgtttttatttttactaatagaaatttaccaaacacactaaaaaatgaacaaatattaaaaaaaatcttttttttattatcttaatgaCACCCAAACAAGCACTAAGTCTCTCTAGAATATCgtttttttttagtaaataaacaaagaaacaaagcaaaacaaaaaaaaaaaaaaaacgcttaTCCTATATATCATCAAGCATGAGTTATTGTAGATCATCACAAGACTCGGACCAAATAACATGAGTAAGATGAGTCTTCACACCATATCTCGCTAGTCAATCCGCCAAGTATTAGCTTCACGGGTTAtccaatcaaaatatacaaccTACGGTCTTGACATAAACTCTTGGATCTTATTAAGAATATCAACATCAGAATTATGCCCATTATTCGAATTGTATAATAGGTGCAAAATATCAAGACAATCCGTTTTGCACACAATATCTCTCAAGTCATAATCCCAAGTTAAAACTGGACCCCTCTAAATAGTAAAAAGCTCACATCAGACAGTAGACTCTAGAAGACAACTACTAGCTAGAACAAGCCAAAATTCAACAGCCATTAGAATCTCTATTGACAACCAATTTTAGCCAAGTTCCAATAAAAAATTAGTCtcgcatcacaattaactttaaaatgaTTACCTGCTGGAGGTTCCCACCTCATCCAATTCTTAAAAGATCTAAAGCACACACTGGTTTTAGCAAACTTTCTTAAATTATTAGCAGTTATCTGTGTTATAGCAACAACCTTGTGATTTGACTATTGATCTCTAGTGTTAAAAAAGATCATTACAGCAATGCTTCTACGCTCACCAAAGACTCATCCCAAATAATTTCTCATTACCCGACATGACCTTTcgaaaccaaaattccaaagggGTATCTTCAAATGACTCAATAaacaaaggaaaatattttttcaaatgaCTCTAGATTTCACAGTCTCTAAGATAATGCTCCATTATTTCCTAATCCTCATTGCATCTCGAACATCTATCCGACTCAGTTAAATGACGCTTGAAACGGAAGGTGTAAAATTCAGTTAAATAACGAATAATTAagtgataaattaattatgagaaaATATGGCTAAAAATGTAATAATTTacaatgtgaaaaaaataaaaatatctaaaatacaaattaaaacacttatcttaaaaattttggtCTTAGGTTTGACCAACGGACCGAAAATCACAAAACGACTcatgttgggcccaagcccacatACATGACCCTCATAACTTAGTGAATTTAGTCATTCCTTCCTCCTCCTTTCATTTAGAGTTCCACAGAAAATAGAAGAGAGTGAAGGCTCACCCTAAATTACTACTCATCACATCACTCAATCCTCATAACTTTCAAATCCTAACTCTGATCGAAGACTCATTTGCAGCTATGCGTCACTCTCGTCGCGCTCTTCGATTCTATCTAACTATTGTGGtaagaaattttaaaattcttgccTCATTCTTCATTTATCCTCAATTTCGCATATTAGTTTGGGTATTGAGAAAATTTCGATTTTTGAATGTTTAAGGGAGGCTCAATCTTAAGTTCTAGCGAGATTTTGACCCAAGACTATGAGAAATAAGGTAAGTAgaccttttctctttatttttttcaagttttactTATGAACATTGTGTGAATGTTGTGAAAATTGAATGTGATTAGATTGAATATGATTGGATTTGTGTAAATTCGGTGCGGAATTGAGTCAAAGATCACATTGGTGAGGAATTTGGTGGAGCTTGGATCGGTGGAGGTTGAAATTGTCGGAGAAGAGTTTTTTCGAGGTTGAGACTGCCGTCAACGAAGGTACGAGTTTTAATTTCGAATAGACATTATGTAACATTTTGTGAAAACCTAGGTTAATTATCCTAGGATAGTGTTGAATGTTGTGTGTTGATGATGAAGTGTGATTATGTGAATTGAGTTTTTGGTGAGTGCTATACGATGGTAAGATTGAGATTGAATATGCATGTTGTGGTATAGTTGTTATTATATCGATTGGTATGAAATTAGACCGGAGACCGTGATAGGGTGAGGTATTTTCTATTTGATAAGTTGCATAATTGCCATATTTTGATTGGTTATGGAATGATGTGGTTTGGCCGGGTGATTAACATGTGATTGATTTGTTGATAGAAGTTTGGAAAGTTGGATTGTTGTGTTGGAACTTTTTGATTAGGTGTTGAATGGATAGAACTAGATAAATTTATGTTGAGATACTTTTGGGATGATTTGAAACTAAATTGAATTGAGATTTGGTAAAATTTGGCAATAGGATAAATTTAGCAAAAACAGAATTTAGACCAACATCGACGGGCCATAACTTAGTGCTCGAAGTTTGGATTTGCATAAAATTTATCTGAAATTGAAGATGGTGCAAAGAACTTTAAAACTGTCTAAGAATGGAAGAAAATGAATTTTATAGAGAAAATTATGAAGGATTGAAAACTGGTATAAAAATCTAGAATTTGAGATTATGCAGAACATCAGAAATTTTGGTCTGCGTATCCACGCACAGTATGGTGTGTGCGCACTACACAAAATGGGTGTAAATACTCATGCGTACACAcaagggtgtgcgtacgcacatcaaAGAGTTTTAGCAAGTCATGTATATGCATGAggtgatgcgtacgcacaagtcataTTTTCTTGAAGAAACCATGTTTTTAACTGTTTGGCCTTTCCGGCACTCTTGTAAACTTCTGTAACCCCTAAATGAATCTCGATAACTCATTTTTAAGCCTTGGATAGGGTGTGGCTAAGTTCAATgaactaaatttaattattttggaaTGAAACACTTAGTtaaccgaaaaaaaaatattgtgggatggtggttttatcccgACTACGATGAGGACGGAGGTTCCATCCCACTCACGTGTTAGTAAAATTAGCAAATCGATAAATGAATTGGGGGTTAATGAATTCAAATTAATGCAATAGATAACAAATTGGGGTTAATAAGCAAAATCACTTATGAAATTACTAAAAGACACTGATATTGTTGATTTATTGTGGTCTGAATGGCTGGATTAGAAAGGTCTGGGTGTTATCCCGTTTGCGTACTGAATTGATTTTGCTTTGGCACTTGTACTGGGTAAGGACAAATGTCTCATCCCGCTTGTTCTGTGGTTGCAGTGTGATGTGGGGACAGCGATACGTAACGCCCACGTTCTCTTGGATGAAAGGTGAGACGGCACTCTTTGTTGTTTGAAACATTTATACTTCCGGGAGAAGGTGAGACAGAGCTTTCCGCTGGAATAATGGTACCATGATTTATAATTCCTCCTGGTGATGCGCATCGAGAGACCGATTCGGGGTGTCAACCGAATTTTGTGTCGGACTTAGCCTAATAACCGACACGTAAGCTCATGGCTAGTAGGACAAACATGCATAATCTGCATTTAAGTAACATTGTTTGAGTATGCTCATTGTAT
This window contains:
- the LOC112755499 gene encoding mevalonate kinase isoform X1, with translation MEVKARAPGKIILSGEHAVVHGSTAVAASINLYTYVTLRFSTPSDDQDSLKLVLKDEGLEFSWPTNRIKQEFPESSAEPQSPAPPSCSVESAKSIASLVEGLNIPEAKIAIASGVSAFLWLYTSIHGFKPATVSFTSELPMGSGLGSSASFCVALAAALLACTDFVSLDLKQQGWQSFQEKQLDLVNKWAFEGEKIIHGKPSGIDNSVSAYGNIISFKSGSMTHMKANTLLKMLITNTKVGRNTKALVAGVSERMLRHPDAMAFVFSAVDSISQELTLILQSPASDDVLSVTQKEEKIAELMEMNQGLLQSMGVSHVTIETVLRTTLKYKLASKLTGAGGGGCVLTLLPTLLSGFVVEKVIAELESCGFQCFTAEIGGKGVEINFEVSS
- the LOC112755499 gene encoding mevalonate kinase isoform X2, translating into MEVKARAPGKIILSGEHAVVHGSTAVAASINLYTYVTLRFSTPSDDQDSLKLVLKDEGLEFSWPTNRIKQEFPESSAEPQSPAPPSCSVESAKSIASLVEGLNIPEAKIAIASGVSAFLWLYTSIHGFKPATVSFTSELPMGSGLGSSASFCVALAAALLACTDFVSLDLKQQGWQSFQEKQLDLVNKWAFEGEKIIHGKPSGIDNSVSAYGNIISFKSGSMTHMKANTLLKMLITNTKVGRNTKALVAGVSERMLRHPDAMAFVFSAVDSISQELTLILQSPASDDVLSVTQKEEKIAELMEMNQGLLQSMGVSHVTIETVLRTTLKYKLASKLTGAGGGGCVLTLLPTCFVVEKVIAELESCGFQCFTAEIGGKGVEINFEVSS